In Nocardioides sp. JS614, the sequence GCGACCGCCAGGTCGAGCGGGTGCAGCGCCAGCAGGTCGCCGTACGACACCGAGAGGCCGCTCGCTCGCAGCTCACTCATCGGTCTCCTCCTCGGGCACCAGGAGGTAGCCGGACCCGTCGGCCGGGTGGAAGCGCACCAGCGTCCCGGGCGCGAGCTGGTCGCGGACGTGCACCGGCAGCGGCAGGAACCCGTCGGGGGTGACGACGGCGTACTCCTCGCCGCTGCGGCCCTCCCCACCGACCCGGCCGTCGCGGATCGTGATCGTGCGCGGCAGCCGGGCTGCGACGTCGGGGTCGTGCGTGACGATGACGACGGTGGTGCCGAGCTCGCGGCTGGTCTCGGCGATCGCGGCCAGCACCTGGTCGCGGGCGGCGTGGTCGAGCTGGCTGGTCGGCTCGTCGGCGAGCAGCAGGCCCGGTCGGGAGGCCATCGCGACCGCGAGGGCGGCCAGCTGGAGGTGGCCGGGGGTGAGCTCGGCCAGCGGCCGCTGCGCGGCCGCGACCAGGCCGAGGCGCGCGAGCACGTCGTCGGGGTCGGGCAGGTCCTTGCCGGCCCGGCGAGCGGCGCGCTGGGCGAATCGGACGTTCTCCAGCGCCGGGTAGTACGGCAGCAGGTTGCGGTCCGCGCCCTGCAGCATCAGCGACACGTCCTGGGCCCGCATCCGGTCCAGGTCGCGGGCGCCGGCGGTCGAGAGCTCCAGGTCGCCGACGTGCACCTTGCCGGCGCTGGGGCGGAACACCCCGGCGAGCAGGCTGAGCAGCGTGGACTTGCCGGCGCCCGAGGGGCCGAGCAGGCCGACCAGCTCGCCGGGCTCGACGTCGAGGTCGACGCCGGACAGCGCTGCGACCTCGTGGCCCTCGGAGCGGTAGATGTGGACGAGCCGCCGCGTGCTGACCCGCAGCCCGGTCCGCGCGGCGCTCACAGCGTCTCCCTGAGCCGTCGTACGTCGGAGCGACGGGCCAGCGTCCGGCCGATGATCACGCTCGAGGTGGCCAGCACCGCCAGGACCGCGAGCACCGCCGCGGCGACGGCCGGCCAGGCGGTGTCCAGGTCCAGCGTGGAGACCGCCGGCGGGTCGGCGAGGAGCGGGACGGTCGGAAGCGCGAGGGAGGCGCCGTACAGCCCGGCGGCGGTGCCGGCGACCACGCCGACCGCGACGGCGGGCAGCTGGGCCGCGACCGCCATCGCCCCGACGGTACGGCGGGGCACGCCGCTCATCCGCAGCGCCGCGAGGTCTCGGGTGCGGAACCGCCAGCTGCTCGCGGCGCCGACCAGCAGCACCAGGAGCGCGATCAGGACGGCCGCCGCGCCGACGAGGGCGGCCAGCTGGATGCTCCACGCGGCCGCGGACTCGTCGTACCCGCGCCGGACGTCGCGGAGCGTGGTGGTCGTCGTGAGGCCGGCGCCGCGGTCGTGCAGGGCGGCGTCGACCTCCGCCAGCAGGCCCGGGTCGTCCTCGGCGAACCACAGCTCGACCCGGGCGCTGGTCGCCAGGCTCACCCCGCGCTGCACCAGGTCGAGGTTGGCGACCGCGACGTCGGCCCCGGCTCCCGGCACCCGCGCGATGGTGCCGGCCCGGGCGGCGGGCCGCACGGTGCCGCCGAGGCCGGTCAGGTCGAAGTCGTCGCCCTGTGCGCCCGGAGGCAGGGCGCCGGCGACGAGCGCCGGAACCACGCTGGGCAGCCAGGTCTGCCGCATCGTGAGCGCGCTGGAGCCCTCGCTGCGAACGCTGACGGTGAGCCGGTCGGGCGAGGTCGAGGCCGGCTCCATGTCGCCGACGACCGGGTCGTGCAGCGGCGTCCACCGCGAGGCCGGGCCGATCGCGACCGGCTCGTCGCCGACCAGGTGGCTCAGCGTCGCCGCGCCCTTGAGGGTGGCGCCGGGCACCGTCTGCAGCCAGAGGGCGGTGACGAAGCAGCCCTCGCGGCAGTACGACGTCACCTCGAAGCGGGCGTGGTCGACCTCGTCGGGGAGCTCCCCGACCGCGGTGTGCAGCGTCTCGCCGGCCGGGGTGACCAGGTCCATCCCCAGGGTCAGCGGGCCGCGCTCACCGTCGGTGCGGATCGACACCAGCGTCGAGTCGTCGACGTCGACCCGGAGCCGGGTCCCGCTGATCCGGATCGGCTCGGCGTCGGCGACGGCCAGCCGATCCCAGGCCGAGGCGGGCGGGGCGTCGCCCCCGAGCAGGGCGATCCGCCGGAACTCCTCGGGCACCACGGCGACGGTCTCGACGGCCCCGGTGCCGGGCGGGCGGATCCGCACGACCGGTGTCACCCGGCGGCCCTCCGGGTCGACCTGGGCCAGCGCGTCCCGGACCGCCGCGAGATCCCCGCCCTCCACGTCGGCGACCAGCCGGGCGCCGGCATCCTGGGCCGCCGCCGAGGCGCGGTTGCGGTCGCCGACGACGAAAGCGTCTGCCGAGAAGACGGCCAGGGCGGAGGCGAGGGTGACGATGGCGACCACCCGCCGGGTGGCCGGGCTGCGGGCGGCGTCCAGCAGGCTGACGGCGGCCCGGACCCGGCCGCGAGCGAGCGACCGACGCCCGGCGAGCGCCGTGATCGGCCCGGTCAGGTGGGCGAGGACCAGCCCGACGACGACCGCGATCAGCCCGGGCGCCGCGAGCGCCACGGGGCCTTCCAGGCCACCGGTGGCGAAGGCCACGACGAGCGAGCCGCACCCGGCCACCACCAGGGCGTCGCCGGTGCCCAGCGCCCAGCCGTTGCGGCGCGGCGGCACCCGGCGCAGCAGCGTCTCGACCGGCTCGCGCGCCACGCGGGCGACGGCGAGGCCGGTCAGCAGCACCAGCGCGAGTACGGCGAGGCCCACCGCCCCCAGCAGGCGGACGCCGGTCTCGAACGGCGCGTGCCCGGGCAGCAGCGTGGTCCGCGCCGCCCAGACGCCGAGCAGGGCCAGCACCGCGCCCGGGACCACGCCCGCGAGCGCGACCGGCAACAGCTCGCCGGCGAGGAGCCCGCGGGCTCCGCGGCGACCGCGGCCGCGCAGCCGCGCCAGCGCCACCTCGGGCCGCCGTTGCTCGGTGACGGCGAGCAGCGTCAGCCACAGCACGACGAGGGCGAGCAGGCCCAGCTGGGCCATCAGCAGCGGCACGGTGACCCGCGACTGGTCGCTCTGCTCGCGGACCTCGTCGGCGATGTCCGGCAGGCCGGAGTACGGCGTGACGATGGTGCCGTCGGCGCCCGCCCCGGCGGTCTTCCCGAGCCGCCGGATGGCATCGGAGAGCACGAACAGGTCGTCGACGCCCAGCTCGGGCACGTCGAGCGGGAGCGCGACCGTGGACCGGCCGCCGGGCAGCGGCGGCACGCCCGTGTCCTCGAACGTCGCGCGGGCCGTCAACCAGACATCGTGCTGGACCTCCGCCGGAGGTCCGGGGTCCACGAGACCGGAGCGGCCGGTCAGCCGCAGGCCCAGCCAGTACGGCGCCGGCTCCTGGGCGTAGACGCCCACGACGACGAGCCGGGCACGGGGGACGGTCGCGTGCGTGCCGTTGCGCGGGATCCCCGGGATCGCCAGCCGGGCACCCACCGGGAGGTCGAAGTTGTCGGCGTCCGCCTCGCTCACCATGATCTCGCCGGCCCGCTCGGCACAGGCGCCGGCCACGATCGCGAGGTGCACGCAGGCCCCGTCTCGCCACACGAGGTCGCCGCCGGGGTCGTCGGAGGAGCCGGGAAGCCTGCTCGCCGCAGCCGCGTAGCCGAGGACCGGTGCGAGATACCTGGCGCGGATGCCGGCGGGGACGACGTCGGCGACGACCTCGGGATGCGCGGGCCGGTCACGGTTCTGGAACCCGAACCCACCTCCGCCCGCACGGGTCGCGACCAGCTGGAGCCCGGCGACGGCGGGGTCGGCGCGCTCGACGGTGATGTCGGTCAGGGCCTGCCGCATCGCCCGGTCGTAGAGCGGGGCGAACACCGCGCACGCGGTGACGAGCGCGGCCAGGGTCGCCAGCGCGGCGGCCTGGAACGGCCGGTACCGCAACCTCATCGGCGACCCCCGTGGCCGGCCGTCAGTGATCCGCCCCCGTGCACCGCGTCAGCATGCCACTCGGGACGCCCCAGGACGCGCAGGAACGCCGAGCGCGGTGGGCGGGGGGTGGGCCGCTCCCGGAACTCCATGGCCGCCGCTCACCATCGGTCACACGGCGCGCATCCTGCGACCGGACATGGCGCACGGTTCCTGCGCTGGCCCATCCCCCGCGTCACCACGACTCTCTCCGCGCGGCGCCCGGTGGCGTAGAGCCCGAGGTCCCGCCCGGGCCGGGACTCCGGACCCGGGTCCTCCCGGTGCCGGGCCGGGCAGCAGGTCACCTCGGCCTCGGGACGTCCTCCTCTGGTGCGCGCCGGCCCGGCGACGCCTCCGGCCGCCGGTAGCCCGCATGTAGGCTGTCGTGAACCGCTCGGGGATCCGCCGCCGTGGACCTCCCGAAAGCCGCCGGCTGCGAGGCAGGTACGTCGATGAGGCTCGATCAGGTCGTCAGCTGATGACCACCGACCCCGCCCGCGGCCGGTCCCTCGAGACGCTGCTGCTGCGGGTCCACCGGGCACGGACCGCCGTCGAGCACAGCCGCAACGGCTGGGTTGCGCGCGACGAGCTCGCCGACGCGCGGCATGAGCTGATGCTCGCCCTCCAGGCCTACGTCTCGGCACTCGAGCGGCGCAAGCTGCCGGTGCCGTGGCGGATGCAGGCGGAGCTGAGGTTGCACCGCGACCTGTTCGATCGCTGACACGCCGGACGCCCGAGGCGCCGGAGAACGCCACGAGGGGCGGACCACGATCGAGATCGTGGTCCGCCCCTCGTACTGCCGAGCAGGTGCTACTGGGCGGGACTACTGGGCGCGGACGTTCTCGGCCTGCGGGCCCTTGGGACCCTGCGTCACCTCGAACTCGACGCGCTGGTCGTCCTTGAGGGACTTGAAGCCGGTGCCGGCGATCGCGGTGTGGTGGACGAACACGTCCGGGCCACCGCCGTCCTGGGCGATGAAGCCGAAGCCCTTGTCGTCGTTGAACCACTTCACGGTGCCTTGTGCCATCTTGGTGTTCCTTGTTCGTGTCGGATGCGTTCGGCGTTCTCGCCGGCCGCGAGCTGAAGACATCTGCGCTGCGCTTGATGTCCAGCTGACCGAAGACCAAGGGATGAGTGCGACGAACCGGTGGCCGGGACCGGCCACCGAGGAGCCGGAGCCCCTTCAACACCACGAGCCTAGCAGCGCGACCCCCGACCACTCCGATCGTCGGGCACTGGCCGCGGTCCTGGCTCAGCCGAGGAAGCTGAGCCGCACCTCGCGCTCGGCATTGTCGATGTTGAGGTCGACCAGGCACACGCTCTGCCAGGTGCCGAGCGCGAGCCGGCCGCCGAGCACCGGGACGGTGGCGTACGGCGGCACCAGCGCGGGCAGCACGTGCGAGCGGCCGTGGCCGCGGCTGCCGTGCCGGTGCCGCCAGCGGTCGTCGGCCGGGAGCAGGTCGGCCAGGGCGGCCAGCAGGTCGTCGTCGCTGCCGGCGCCGGTCTCGATGATCGCGATCCCCGCCGTCGCGTGCGGGACGAACACCTGCAGCAGGCCGTCCCCTCGCCCCGCCACGAACCCACGGCAGTCCTCGGTGAGGTCCACGACGGCCTCGCGGTCGCCGGTGCGGTAGCTGCGGGTCGCGGAATCCACGCGTTCGATCGTGCCACGGACCGCTACGGTCGCCCCCGTGGACGTACGCTCGCTGGCCTACCGGACTGACCTCGCGCTGCTCGAGGAGGCCGGCAGCGACGTCGAGCACCACCCTGACCCGTAGTACCTCGCGATCCGGGTGTACCGCTCGGTCGGCTTCGCCGACACCGAGACCCAGTTGCAGGCGTCCCGGAAGCCCGCCTAGCAGGTCGGTGCGCGACGGTCAGTCCGCGAGCAGTCGCTCGACGCGCTCGACCTTCGCGGTGAGCTGCCCGTCGTACCCCGGCCGGATGTCGGCCTTGAGCACCAGCCCGACCCGGGGGGACACCGCGGCGACGACGTCGACGGCACGCTTGACCACCGCCATCACCTCGTCCCACTCCCCCTCGATGTTGGTGAACATCGCGTTGGTCTCGTGCGGCAGGCCGGACTCGCGGACCACCCGGACGGCGGCGGCCACGGCCTCGGAGACGCCGCCGGTCTCGTCACCGGTGGTCGGGGAGATGCTGAACGCGACGATCATGCCGCCCAGGGTAGTTGTGGCCGCGCGGCCGTGACCTTCTCCCCCTCCCGGGGTTGAACCCTTCGACGCCCCGGCCCGGGACACTCGGGGTGGTCGCCCGCCGGCTCGAGAGGGGACGAGATGACGAGGATCTGCCTACGGCACGAGCTCCGGATGCTCCGGCTGACCGCCGCGACCGTCCGTGGCGCGACCGGACGAGGGCTGCACAGCCCCGAGCACGCCGCACTGCTCGTCGAGATCGAGCACTGCGACCGGTGCCGCCGGCGCCGCGAGGCACCGGTCGAGCTGGTCCCCGAGGCACCGGAGGAGACCGCCCCGGCGCACGTGATCGTCACCTTCACCCTCCCGGAGGAGGTCGTCGACGCCGACGAGCTCGCCGCCACCCTCGAGGAGGCGCTGCCCGACCACGCCGCCGGGCTCACCGTCCGGGTGGCCTGAGCGCCTCCCGCTCGTCGTCCAGGTGCGGCGCAGTCGCGCGCAACCGGGCGAGGGCGTCGCGTGCCTGGGACTTCACCGTGCCGACCGAGATCCCGAGCACCGCCGCGGTCTCCTTCTCGGTGAGGTCCTCGTAGTACCGCAGCACGATCACCGCCCGCTGTCGCGGCGCGAGCGTCGCGAGCGCCTGCCGGAGTGCCATCCGGTCGGTGTCCGGCCCCTTGACGGTCGTCTCGGGCAGGTGCTCGGTGGGCACCTCGCGCCACCGGCGGCGGCGCCACCGGCTGACGCTCTCGTGGACCAGGACCGTGCGCACGTAGGGCTCCGGGTCGTCGGCGATCCGCGCCCAGCGCGGCACCACCTTCACGAGGCTCACCTGGACCAGGTCCTCGGCGTCCTCCCGGTTCCCGGTGAGCAGGTATGCCGTGCGCAGCAGCGCGCCCCGGCGGGCGGCGACGTACTGCTCGAAGGACTCCCGCTCCGCGTCACGGACGGACACGGCGCCTCCAGAGGACGAGCGTCGCGCCCGCGCCGAGGAACACGCCGGTCGCCAGACCCGCCGTCACCCGTGGATCGATGGGCGACGGGGGCTCCGTCGCGTCGACCGACGGTGCGCCCAGGAGGT encodes:
- a CDS encoding ABC transporter ATP-binding protein, translated to MSAARTGLRVSTRRLVHIYRSEGHEVAALSGVDLDVEPGELVGLLGPSGAGKSTLLSLLAGVFRPSAGKVHVGDLELSTAGARDLDRMRAQDVSLMLQGADRNLLPYYPALENVRFAQRAARRAGKDLPDPDDVLARLGLVAAAQRPLAELTPGHLQLAALAVAMASRPGLLLADEPTSQLDHAARDQVLAAIAETSRELGTTVVIVTHDPDVAARLPRTITIRDGRVGGEGRSGEEYAVVTPDGFLPLPVHVRDQLAPGTLVRFHPADGSGYLLVPEEETDE
- a CDS encoding FtsX-like permease family protein — translated: MRLRYRPFQAAALATLAALVTACAVFAPLYDRAMRQALTDITVERADPAVAGLQLVATRAGGGGFGFQNRDRPAHPEVVADVVPAGIRARYLAPVLGYAAAASRLPGSSDDPGGDLVWRDGACVHLAIVAGACAERAGEIMVSEADADNFDLPVGARLAIPGIPRNGTHATVPRARLVVVGVYAQEPAPYWLGLRLTGRSGLVDPGPPAEVQHDVWLTARATFEDTGVPPLPGGRSTVALPLDVPELGVDDLFVLSDAIRRLGKTAGAGADGTIVTPYSGLPDIADEVREQSDQSRVTVPLLMAQLGLLALVVLWLTLLAVTEQRRPEVALARLRGRGRRGARGLLAGELLPVALAGVVPGAVLALLGVWAARTTLLPGHAPFETGVRLLGAVGLAVLALVLLTGLAVARVAREPVETLLRRVPPRRNGWALGTGDALVVAGCGSLVVAFATGGLEGPVALAAPGLIAVVVGLVLAHLTGPITALAGRRSLARGRVRAAVSLLDAARSPATRRVVAIVTLASALAVFSADAFVVGDRNRASAAAQDAGARLVADVEGGDLAAVRDALAQVDPEGRRVTPVVRIRPPGTGAVETVAVVPEEFRRIALLGGDAPPASAWDRLAVADAEPIRISGTRLRVDVDDSTLVSIRTDGERGPLTLGMDLVTPAGETLHTAVGELPDEVDHARFEVTSYCREGCFVTALWLQTVPGATLKGAATLSHLVGDEPVAIGPASRWTPLHDPVVGDMEPASTSPDRLTVSVRSEGSSALTMRQTWLPSVVPALVAGALPPGAQGDDFDLTGLGGTVRPAARAGTIARVPGAGADVAVANLDLVQRGVSLATSARVELWFAEDDPGLLAEVDAALHDRGAGLTTTTTLRDVRRGYDESAAAWSIQLAALVGAAAVLIALLVLLVGAASSWRFRTRDLAALRMSGVPRRTVGAMAVAAQLPAVAVGVVAGTAAGLYGASLALPTVPLLADPPAVSTLDLDTAWPAVAAAVLAVLAVLATSSVIIGRTLARRSDVRRLRETL
- a CDS encoding cold-shock protein, which produces MAQGTVKWFNDDKGFGFIAQDGGGPDVFVHHTAIAGTGFKSLKDDQRVEFEVTQGPKGPQAENVRAQ
- a CDS encoding secondary thiamine-phosphate synthase enzyme YjbQ yields the protein MDSATRSYRTGDREAVVDLTEDCRGFVAGRGDGLLQVFVPHATAGIAIIETGAGSDDDLLAALADLLPADDRWRHRHGSRGHGRSHVLPALVPPYATVPVLGGRLALGTWQSVCLVDLNIDNAEREVRLSFLG
- a CDS encoding thiamine-binding protein, with amino-acid sequence MIVAFSISPTTGDETGGVSEAVAAAVRVVRESGLPHETNAMFTNIEGEWDEVMAVVKRAVDVVAAVSPRVGLVLKADIRPGYDGQLTAKVERVERLLAD
- a CDS encoding SigE family RNA polymerase sigma factor — translated: MSVRDAERESFEQYVAARRGALLRTAYLLTGNREDAEDLVQVSLVKVVPRWARIADDPEPYVRTVLVHESVSRWRRRRWREVPTEHLPETTVKGPDTDRMALRQALATLAPRQRAVIVLRYYEDLTEKETAAVLGISVGTVKSQARDALARLRATAPHLDDEREALRPPGR